In Marinibacterium anthonyi, the DNA window ATCGGCGGATTTCGGCGCCACGTCGCGGCCGTCGGTGATGGCATGGATCAGCACCGGCACCCCGGCATCGGTTACGGCCTTGGCTGCGGCGACCATGTGATCGATATGCCCGTGCACGCCGCCATCCGACACGACGCCGAACAGGTGCGCGGTGCCGTCGGTTTCCTTGATCTTCGCGATAAAGTCGTTCAGCGGCCCGTTCTTGAAGAAACTGCCATCCTCGATGGCCAGTTCGATCTGGCCCAGGTCCATGGCCACGACCCGCCCGGCCCCGATATTCATGTGCCCGACCTCGGAATTCCCCATCTGGCCGGATGGCAGGCCGACATCGGGCCCATGGGTGACCAGCGTCGCATGCGGGCAGGTCTGCATCAGGTGGTCGATGTTGGGCGTCTTCGCCAGGTAGGGCGCGTTGGCCGATGTGTCTTCGGACAGGCCCCATCCATCGAGGATGCAAAGGACGACGGGTTTCGGCGTGGTCATGGGGCAATGCTCCGGATAGCGCGTCTCGGGGCGTTCTAGCGCGCTGCCAAGGCGGGGAAAACCGCTTTCCTCGGTCAGGTGGCATGGGGGCGCTGCCCCCGTCCGCCGCTGGCGGACTCCCCCGGAGGTATTTGGGCCAAGAAGAAGACAGGAGCGCCGTGCTTCTGCTTCTTTCTCTTGAAAAATACCCGGAGACAGGCAGCCACGGGCGTGACGATCAAGAAGCGGGCTCTTTGCCCCAGTCCTCGCCCATCATCTCGCGCAGGCGCGATGCGGTGCGTTCGAATTCGAAAGCGCCGTCGCCTTCCAGGTAAAGCATCTCGGGCTCGGCCTGGGCGGAACAGATCAGCCGGACCTTCGCTTCGTACAGCGCGTCGATCAGCGTGACGAAGCGCTTGGCCTCGTTGAAGTTCGACCGCGACAGGCTGGGGACGTCCTCGAGTACCAGGACCTTTACCGCTTCGGCGATCGCCAGGTAATCGCCGGGGCCCAGCATCTTGCCGCAGAGGTCGTAGAACCGCGCCCGGGCGACGCCGTTGCGATACGCGGGCAGTTCGACCTCGCGGCCCTTCACGTGCAGGATCAGGGGGTCGGCCGGGCCGCCGGTCAGGTCTTCCCAGACCTCGCGGATGCGGGCGCGGGTGTCGGCGTTGACGGGGGTGAAATAGGTGGGCGCGCCCTCAAGCCGGTTCTGGCGGTAATCGGTCTCGCTGATCAGCTCGTCCACCACCATCCGTTCCTTGATGAGCGCGATGAAGGGCAGGAACAGCTGGCGGTTCAGGCCGTCCTTGTAAAGGTCGTCGGGCACCCGGTTCGACGTCGTCACCACCACGACGCCCGCATCGAAGAGCTTTTGGAACAGCCGTCCAACGATCATCGCATCGGTGATGTCGGTGATCTGCATCTCGTCGAAGGCAAGGCAGCGGACCTGGGCGGCCACAGCCTCGGCCACCTCTTCCAGGGGATCCTGGACCTTGCGCTGGCGGGCGGCGTGCATGGCGGAGTGGATTTCCTGCATGAAGGCATGGAAATGCACCCGGCGGCGGGGGATGTCGCCCAGCGAATCCACGAACAGGTCCATCAGCATCGACTTGCCGCGCCCGACCCCGCCCCACAGGTACAACCCCTTCGGCGGCTCGGGCGGCTTGCGGAAAAGTCCGCGCTTTTGCGGTTGCATCAGCCCCGCCCGGATCCGGTCGAAGTCCGGCAGCACGCGGCGCTGCGCGTCGTCGGGGCGGATGGTGCCGGCCTGGATCCCGGCCTCGTACAGAGACGTCATGTCGGTCATGAAGCCTGACCTAGCCAAAGCGCCGGCGGATTGGAAGCGCCGCCGTGACGGTGTCTGTGCCATGGCGTCACGCTGTGGCTTGCGCGAACCGGCGGGGGGGATATGGTCGCCCGGCAATTGCCCCGTAAGGATCAGGTCATGTCCCGTTCGTCTTCGCTGATCACGCCGGTCCTG includes these proteins:
- a CDS encoding AFG1-like ATPase, with the protein product MTDMTSLYEAGIQAGTIRPDDAQRRVLPDFDRIRAGLMQPQKRGLFRKPPEPPKGLYLWGGVGRGKSMLMDLFVDSLGDIPRRRVHFHAFMQEIHSAMHAARQRKVQDPLEEVAEAVAAQVRCLAFDEMQITDITDAMIVGRLFQKLFDAGVVVVTTSNRVPDDLYKDGLNRQLFLPFIALIKERMVVDELISETDYRQNRLEGAPTYFTPVNADTRARIREVWEDLTGGPADPLILHVKGREVELPAYRNGVARARFYDLCGKMLGPGDYLAIAEAVKVLVLEDVPSLSRSNFNEAKRFVTLIDALYEAKVRLICSAQAEPEMLYLEGDGAFEFERTASRLREMMGEDWGKEPAS